ACAAAAAGATTCATCTTTTATCTTCATCTTACCATTAGTCCATGATTAACGATGAACCAAGGCTATTCTTATTACATAGTGACACCTGTCGTCTCTTTTCCCCTTCTAACGTTTCCTCCACATTccaattcaaattcaaatccttGGGTTTTATTATAACTATATACGCACGTCAACGTTATCCCAAGATATATAAACTGAAACTGCTGCAGCTTCATCAGTGCAGGATTGCAAGACCGCCAAAAAGGATTTGCAAGAAAGAAGCGATAGGAATCCGTTTCgaaagaaaaggaggaaagGCCAGGAGGCAAAAGCATGGTAGAAACTGACAccctctgaagtctgaactcattgtctgcaactgcaacagcagcagcagctgttgTTGATTGTTGGGAAAGAGATCCATTGTACCATGATCTTTTATCTCAATTCTCTCAAATACTAGCAGCACCTCTCTTCACGTTCATAATAAGGTGCCAATTGCCATGCATGATCTCTGCCTGTAACCaaaatcttcttcttttttttctagaaaacCAATGAATCATGTAGTTTCCCACCATGCCATAAACACTTGACAATGTTTTATCCAAAAAAAGTGACACTTGTAAAAACATGTGATCTTATTCTTCAGAAAACCAATCTTTGATCcaagggttaattggatctatgccactGTCTATTCCACCGGTTGAAGATATACCATTACAAAAtcttgacttggagaaatgacactctaactttcttatacCTCTATCAATGCCATTATGTCCACTTAAGACCAATAAATGTTCATAAAATACAAGTATTTCAGCGTGTACAACTGTATTTACCATAATACCCCTATTTACAACGTTCAGCAGTACGTTCGAGTCTTTAAGGCACTATaaaggttcaaaaaattctatgCCTATGTCTCTACGTATTTAGACAGTATATGTTTAGCAATACAGTTAGGGACGGGATATGAGGAGCGCGTCGGGTTGAGAGGAATAGAACTGTTTGACTTgggattgaaaaaaaaaactattcgTATAGAACTATGTCTATACGTATTTAGACAATATACATGCAGATATTGGACAAAATGGCATTGACAGAAgtataagaaagttagagtgtcatttctccaagtcaagtttttttaAAGTCATATCTCCACCTAGTGGAATAGAGAGTGGCATAAATCCAATTAACCCTTGATTCAATGGTTTTTACAGCCCTTACCAACTTTTAACCCAAAAGCAAAGGAGAAACTTTTGATCCCTGCAGATGCAATCGCTTGTGATCAAGAGTTGGTGTGGCTATGAATTGTAGCCATTTTAGTACACTTGCTTCTGCCATGTTCAATTGAAGCTGAAAAAGATTGTGCTTTTATTGTTGTCGCTGCGAAATTGAAATAAATGACCATTTACTGTTCCTATCATGTTCGTTCAACTGATAATGCATACACGTACGCGCTTCTCCTTCTGCAGTTttctttatatatattttggtcttcttcttcttctgttcttcaAGGCTTGAAGCACCAATTCAGTTGGCAAACAATGATAAATAGAGTACATAAAAAGGTTcattcaacaacaacaaaaagaacaTACTCTTTTCTAATCTGAATCACATaccgaagaagaaaaaaagaagagaaaaatcaCAGACGTAAAAGGACAAAGATATACACTCTAGCTTCTCATTTGAACCGCATATGAAGGAGCTGTGTTTTCATTTCAGCCCAAAATTCTGCAGCAGGATTAAATGTTGACTTGGATCAGCCTGCACACGAGCAGAAGGATGGCCACGAACTGCACGACGATCACGAAGTCCTTCCACCCCACTTGCAGTCTTCTCTTGAACATCTTGGTCGAGATCTGCTCTGGTGAAGACGGCTCAAGATCATGACCATCCAGTTGTTCTTCATCACGATCGCCAATCTCGCAGGCCTCTGGGTTCTCCCTTGATCTGGTGCAGCTCATCATCCTCCATGGGCCAGCacgatcatcatcatcagcagcagcagcagcatcgtcTCCTCCGATTGATCCTTCTGTCTTCTTGGTAGCGGCAAGGCTTGCCGACGGCCGCGTGGCTGCCTCCGTGCCGCCATTGCCGGCGACGTTGAGGGGGCTTGGGGCGCGCCTCCACTGGGTGAAGGCCTCAAGCTCCGCTAGCTGCGGCGGCCCCTCCGAGCCCGGCTTGAACgcgcgctcggcggcggcaggggccgGCTGCTTGCTTGTCTGCtggccacggcggcgatggtggcgCGGATTGGCCGCGGCCAGGAGAAGCTTGGCGACGTCCTTGTCCATATAGCGGAGCCTCTCGACGAGAGCTTCACAGCGGAATGCGCCTTCGTCGTCCCTTGTGAtggccgccccgcgcgcgcacCTCGACATCGTCGTCCTGTTGCCGTCGGAAGTGTCGTCGCTggcggcgcctcctcctcgccttgcccttcttctcctcttcctactcttgggagccgtcggaagCGTCGCCGTAGCGGCCTccatggcgccgtcgtcgATGATGCCGATGTTTCTCGGAGCGCCGCCCCTCCACCGGTTGAACGCCCTGAGCTGCGCCATGGCGACGGTGAGCTCGAACCTGTCAGCACCGGCACCCGGCGCCACCGCCAGAGCAGAGACGTAgtccacgaacgcctcgccgCGGAAAGCTTCCCTGGCGAAGCCGGCGTCGTCCACCggcgccccgcgcgcgccttcCCGGACGCCGGCGTTCGCGACCGCCTGCTCCTTCTTCTCGCCAGGGTTGCAGGCGCAGGACAGGCCGGCGGCCACGCGGCGCGCGACCTcggcgagcgcggcgtcgacggcggggCGACGTTGTTGCCGGCGAGGAGCGGGAAGCCGTCGCGGAACGGGCGGAGTCTCGCCGCGTCGGCCCACGCGAACGTCATGTGCCAGAAGAAGGAGACGAGGGTGGTTGTCGCTCTGGCTCCGGCGCCATGGCGCCCGCGGTGGCGCAGCGCGAGCTCTGAGGCGTCCGCGGCGTCGAACACCTGCGCCGGCCACCACGGGTGGCTCTTCACCTTGGCCCACACCAGCCGGGACGCCGCCaacctcccgccgccggcgctgtcttcctcctcgaacgCGCAGCCGTAGCGCGCACGCCGCTGCTCGCACAACTCCTGctgggccggcgccggcttccGTGACGGTCGCCCGCGGCGACGAGGGAAGCTGGAGGACTGgaggaggaactccgtgcggtcCACATGCGCCGGATTCATGGCTGCCTTGTTCAAGAGGGAGAGGGCTCGATCGCCGGAGAAGAACACTGGGGCCGGTGGGTTTAGTGGGAGAGTTACCCGGTGAGTGAAACTAGGCTCATCTACTTCTCTAGTTGTCCTTGTGGTTTGTCACGTTGTATTTtgtatttctttttattttgtaaattGTAAGCGGTTAACCCCATtgttcagaacttcagatGAAGCCCTAAAGAAAGACGCGGATTGGCCGACAATATATACACAATCGTTTCAAATGAAGCAGGAAAAAAAGATCATCTGCTGATTGTCATGGAACAAATATAAGGTTGTGATTCAAGAATATGCAtaaattctttttttaaccAGATGGATCTCCGATGGTTTAAACTGGTTTGGGAACATCACCGTTCTCATGGTGTATCCTCTTAAGATCACTGCCAATGCTTAATTATGTTGGATGGATTCATTAAAAACATCTTCAACAGGTGTCCCTAAAATAAGGTTCCTAAACAGCCTTTATGAGCTTCCTTCAAATTATAGGGTTCCAAAAAAATCAACAAGTTTCAGCGGTAGCCCTTTTTTCTTTATGACACGTGGGACCTACTTGTCATTGGAAGacctatttttttcttttcttttatttttcttctttcttctccaccgAAAATCCTCTCCGTTCCCAACCATGGCTGCCACCTGCTCCTACTAGGCAAGGGGGGCGCAGGGCAGCGGagcgcggggcggcgccggcgcagggcAGCGGCggaacggcggcgcgggcggcgggtcGCGGTGCGGAGCGGCGGGTCACGGGGCggcgcagggcggcggcgaggcggcgcggcgcggggctgTGCGGCacggggcgcggcggcaacggGGCGACGGCGCGCGGAACGAGGAAGGCGTCGCGGCgcaggacggcggcgcggagcgGCGGGTCACAGGGCGGCGCAGGCCTGCGGCCGGGCGGCGTGGTGCGGGGAGGCGGCAGACGGGCAGagcgaggaggcgcggcggcgtggtgcgGGGAGGTGACGCCGGACGACGGAGGCAGCGACGACGAGGTGCGGAACGGCGGCGCTGGGGAGacagagggagaggagagaagagagagctGACGTGGCCAAGCACGCGAGGGAACAGGGGCCTCCCTGTGGAGCCCACACGAATGAGGGCCAGAGGGTGTTTCTGGGGCCTTCATATTTCATGGGCCGTGCTGAAAATGATTTTTTGGTCTTAACCCCTAAAAACGGGATAGGGGCCTTGTTTAAAGGCCCTAGTGaactggagatgctctaataTATATTTGATAATTTCAAGAATATTGCTATTTGCTCTTGACACGATGGTCAACCATCTCTTATGGGAAGATCAGTGATATGATAAACTTCATTCATGGCCATGAATGGTTTACAGGACTGTCATAAGTTCTGCACAGCCAAAAATCTTGCAAAACATTCATACAGAACCATCAACATCTAAACAAAGATTACAGAAAACATCAGGCTTCAGTTAATCGCCTCAGCAGGCCCCAACCGTGAGACTTGCCCAGAATCTCCGTCACCATTGTCCGCAGGAGCAAAGAAGCGGCTCACATCCTATCCCGACCTTCAGTTTTCTGAAGCGCCGCCCAATAGTCAAGCCAATAGCAGACACAAAAAACCAACATTAGTTGGGTCTCCCAAACTTTTACCTTGGAAACATAGCAAGTTTCTGGCTTTCCAGATTGCCCGTCATACAGCACAAATACCAATTGTAACTACAATTCTAAGATTAATAGGGAAACAAAGGATCCAtctatggattttttttttggcatggaATAGGGAATTTTATTATTCCCAATGAACAACAAACAACTTTCCAAACAAATTTAGCAACAGGACACTCAAGGAatagagctcttttacggtaccaggtaattaatatggacCCTCTGTTTCTTTCCATCAGATAATTGATTTCAACTGGCACTCCAGCGCGATTAGGATGGAGTACCGTGTGAAAAAACTATGGAGTACTTTGAATTTGAGGGTAAAAACGTAATCTCGACGGCAAATAACCAAGATGCTAATAACGTTATCCGTACATCCATAGAGTGCGACGCAAGGATTCATGATCCTCGTTAATTATTCACAGAAGGTGACGCCGGCGATCATTATTCTGCCCGCACCAAAGGATCAGGTTTCCAACTAGTTAGCGAGGCATCGATTAATGATCACCTGGCCACAGTGTCGACCAAGCTCCGGGACATGGCAGGATCACAAAAGCGGGCTGGATCGAGTTCCACGCATCTCGCACAACGACTTGGCCAACGAGGTGGATGCGCCATGGCGCCATGAGCAAGAGGGTGCGCCCAGAGCGCTTCTGCAAGGAAtatcggcagcggcggcgtgaATTAGACAAGGAGATGGGCTGGCGGCGCACAAGCATTCTTCTACCATATGTACGATTTCATCGGGATTTAGTTGTAAACACGGGAGATAATGACTAAACTACCCTTCAATCCAATGGCCAGATTTGAGTGGTACTCCACCCACTCCAAAGGAGTACCAGGGTACCGTAAAATCCCACAAGGAATAAGTTATTTATGGATTCATCATACCCACAGAAGCAAGATTCCTTGGGCCCTTTCCAACCACGATGCAACAAATTATCCCTAGTTAAAATACTATTCCGAGAAATTAACCACATAAAAACTTTAATCTTCAATGGGACCTTTAGTTTCCAAAAGTATTTAAACGGGAAATGGATCTTCTGACCAACCAAAGCATTATCAAAGGACTTGACCGAGAAAACTCCATTCTTCTCTAAGACCCATCTACTTCCATCATTATCATTGTTACGAACAACATGGGCACAACATGATTTAAGATCATTCCAAAGAGCACAAGTGTCCGAAGTAAAGTTTCTTCTAAACGACATAGACTGAAAATTATCACTAATAGCACCAAACACAGTAATATTATGATTAAGAGAGATATTAAACAATCTAGTATATCTATCCTTAAGAGCTGTATTTCCTAGTCAAATGTCCTCCCAAAACCTAGTCTGTTTACCACTTCTAACTATcttaaccttttttttaacgTTGAATTCGAATTTTTAAGAGAGAGGCATCGCTTACAGCAGGTAAAAGATTAGagctttttttcctctttgtttgttttcacCAAAAGGTAAGGAGCTTTTTGACACCCtgcctgcaggctgcagctgtGAAGGTTTTGCAGAAGCATCTGCTTTATCCATCAATTCCAACCAACCAAAACCTCAAACCTCCATTGCTGCCTATCATGAGTCTGTCTTATCGTCAAAACATACAAACGTATCTTTCGAGTTGTCCTTGTAGCTTGTCACGTTGTACTTTAACTGTTAACACCATTGTTCAGAACTTCAAATGAAGCCCAAAAGAAAGACTCCTGCTCATTCTGCTTTACTATCTTGGAACACCATCGATCCATTTTCCATTCCTGCACAGTTACTATTTTTCAGATGCTACATTGCACCGGATGATTTTGTGTGGCAAAAATTCAGAGGTATTAAGAAAAgatgtttggtttattttctaATCAGAAACATGAACACATTTCAGCGTCTTAAAATTCCCCCAATGCCACAGCTAAATCGTCTTGGCACACACACATAGTACGCCAATAAACAGTTAAACACGCCCAGATAAACAGTATTACTACCAACAAATTGGCAAATGCAAATCGCTCCTACATGAGCTCACAATCCGACATCAGCTCCGCCGCCTGGCTCATCAGCTTCTCCTCCTTGCTCAGCATCTCCTGGCGCTTCTTCAAAGCGtcaacagcagcagcggcattggcgtcttcttcttccactgaccttcttctcctcttgcGGGCGGCAGTGGCACTGGCACGGCCGCGTTCTATCGCCTGCGCTGCGGCAGAGAGCCTCCACCGGCTGAACGCCGAGAGCTGCGCCGTCgcgacggcgaggtcgagCCCGTCGGCACCGGCCGTCGGCGCCACGGCCAGCGCGGAGACGTACTCCACGAGCTtctcgccgcggagcgcgccCACGGCGaaggccgccgcgcgcgccgcgccggACCCCGGCATTCTCCTCGAGCGCATTCTTCACCTGCaactgttgctgctgctgctgctgattccTCGTCATCCCCATGTCGTTGCTGCTGATTCCGTCGGTTGCCAGCTTATCACATCTTCCACAGCTTATCACGTCAAAGCGTCAACCGAGGCGTCGGCCGGGTCGACCACCTGTGCCGGCCACCACGGGTGGGTCCTCACCTTGGCCCACaccagctgcggcggcgcgaatcgccgcccctcctccaaAGCCGGCTCGAACGCGCAGCCGTACCTCGAGCGCTCTGCGGCAGCAGGCATGTGCCCCTCTTCACCGTTCTCCGGAACCGCCGCTGGAGACGACGACGCCATGCGGTTCACCCAGACCTGTGAATAATAAAACAGCAAAGGGATTAGGATGCCGCCAAACTCTTTTTTAACACATGTGTTCTTTTATCTCTCACCAACACGGGCACTTTTTCAATACCATTGCAACTAGTATTTCACTGGAGTATACTATATGATACAACACTGGCATTTTTCTACATCATTACTTGAATACCGTATCAACTGAATatcaattattttttattttaaaaactgAGATAATTACTATatcatttttttgttatatCATTGAAATGATTTGTGCGAACGAAATTTCAATGATATCCACAAAAATTTCATTGATATTTCAATGAGTTCATTGATGCGCACATAATTTCTCAATGAGTTCAGTGATATATACATAAATTTTAATGGTATCCACACAAATTTCATTGATATTTCAATGAGTTCAATGATGCAGACATAATTTTTCAATGAATTCAATGATATACATATAAATTTTAATGATATATCAATGATATTTGCTTGGTACGGAACAAAATAAACGACACACCAATGAGATATATAGGACACTCAATTGGAACTGAACAAAATCTTGGATACAACAATGAGATACTCTGAagcaaataaagaaaaaatctgaagcaAATCAAAACCAAATCGGAATTTGCTGACCATAGCTACCGCAACCACATCGGATCTTGTTTTACCACAACTACCGCAATCAAATCCGGCGACGGGATCCCGCTGCAGCGCCGCTCATCCAGAGGGAATGGAAGAGATCGAGAGAGACTTCCGCCACGGACACTGgcatcgacgccgccgccgaagacgacgaccCCCTCTGTCCTCCTCCCCTGCCGCTGGCGATCCGCCTTGAGCAGCGGGCTAGGCACCAGCCGGCTTTCCGCGCGAGGCCCTCGATCCGCGCCTGCGGCGGAgatggaagagagagagagaggggggggcaCCATATACTCCTGCAAACTCAACTGTCAGGCTTGTTTCCTTCCACAATGCGCGTCCGGCCCCATCTTCCGTGACGTTTCCCGTTGTGCCTCAGATCAGGATCGATTTCGTACAAAAAGAATGACACAACACATTTTGGCCCACGCGGATTCATGCATTCCGGTTTCTACACTCTCCGtcacaaaataagtgacgtggatttgtatagatttatatgcaaatccacgtcagttattttcgaacagagggagtatcattttaCCAAAAGAGTAGAGCATGTGCTCTTTAATCTTTATGTTGTGACGCATAAACTTTCTCTATTTGCTGAAAATGGTGAAAACAATCCTCCATTTATAGCTACTATAAAAAACGGAACTCGTggacaaaaaggaaaaaaaaagaaaagacggAAAGTATCTCTTAAAAGAAGAACACTCCCACGaaaattgaaaacaaaaactcagAAGAAGAATTAACTCTTGGCCTCTTGGGGTTTAGGGTTTATTACAAAATGATCTCATGTACTCCGGTCAGAGCGCCCGATACCCATTTGACTGAACATCTCCCGTCGGGACCCACGCGGCGCCTCCCACCCAAGACCCACGCCTCCTGCTAGGACCCACCTTCACGCTTCCACAACACTGTCAAGCAGGCCCCAAGATCTCGTGCATGAGACCATTGTTAAATTAACAGTAAACATTTTGAATCTGTGGACGAATTAAAAATTTACATACATCAACTACGAAAAATGAAAATTCGATAATAATGCAAATTTATTAGATGTCTGGAACCTTAACACTGGGGTGAAAAAGTCAAGCTGGAAGTGGGCAGCAGAGACAGAGTCGGTGGAATATTAAAAATATCTCTTTATAAATTcgtaaaaaaatatcattttaTTATACTAGTCTAGCCGCACAATCTGCGCGGGCCACCCCGCTATAGTGTATGTAAAAGTAGAACAAACCGAACAATCTATAGCCGCTTTCAACCAATTTCATGAAATGAATCCAACCATGATCTCGAATTTCTCATACCAATCGTGTATAATGGAGGAAATAAATCATCCTCGTGGATGCATATGGGTCGTTGGGGATTTGTCTAGGATTCTACCAGTTTTACCATTTTTACTAGTAGTAAAAGCAAATAGTACTCTTTTGATCTCCTAGTATTGACAGATTTAATACGTTAGATCTGCTCAATGGAGGGCTTCTGTTCAATTCATCCAACCAACCAAAGCCTCAAACCTCCATTGCTGCCTGTCATGAGTGTGTCTCATCGTCTCAACATGCAAACGAATCTTTCGAGTTGTCCTTGTAGCTTGTCACGTTGTAGTTCTCTAAATTGTAAACGTTAACACCATTGTTCAGAACTTCAAATGAAGCCGAAAAGAAAGACTCTTGCTCATTTTCTGCTTTACTATCTTGGAACACCATTGATCCATCTTCCATTCATGCACGGTATTTTTCAGATGCTACGTCGCACCGGATGATTTTGTGTGGCAAAACTTCAGAGGTAAGAAAAAgatgtttggtttattttctaATAAAAAACATGAACATAT
The Brachypodium distachyon strain Bd21 chromosome 2, Brachypodium_distachyon_v3.0, whole genome shotgun sequence genome window above contains:
- the LOC106866073 gene encoding uncharacterized protein LOC106866073 isoform X2, translated to MRSRRMPGSGAARAAAFAVGALRGEKLVEYVSALAVAPTAGADGLDLAVATAQLSAFSRWRLSAAAQAIERGRASATAARKRRRRSVEEEDANAAAAVDALKKRQEMLSKEEKLMSQAAELMSDCELM
- the LOC106866073 gene encoding uncharacterized protein LOC106866073 isoform X1 gives rise to the protein MVPPPLSLSSISAAGADRGPRAESRLVPSPLLKADRQRQGRRTEGVVVFGGGVDASVRGGSLSRSLPFPLDERRCSGIPSPDLIAVVVVWVNRMASSSPAAVPENGEEGHMPAAAERSRYGCAFEPALEEGRRFAPPQLVWAKVRTHPWWPAQVVDPADASVDALT